In Brevibacterium zhoupengii, the following are encoded in one genomic region:
- the rpsO gene encoding 30S ribosomal protein S15, with protein MALSTAEKQEVIKEYATHEGDTGSPEVQVALLTRRITELTEHFKDHKHDHHSRRGLLLLVGQRRRMLKYLQRVEIERYRSLIKRLGLRR; from the coding sequence ATGGCTCTCAGCACTGCTGAAAAGCAAGAAGTCATCAAGGAATATGCAACTCACGAGGGCGACACCGGTTCTCCCGAGGTCCAGGTTGCGCTGCTGACCCGCCGGATCACCGAGCTCACCGAGCACTTCAAGGATCACAAGCACGACCACCACTCACGTCGTGGCCTGCTGCTCCTCGTCGGTCAGCGTCGTCGTATGCTCAAGTACTTGCAGCGCGTCGAGATCGAGCGCTACCGCTCGCTCATCAAGCGCCTGGGTCTGCGTCGCTGA
- a CDS encoding bifunctional riboflavin kinase/FAD synthetase: MELYHGLNEVGAGDVGTVVTLGNFDGVHRGHQTVLQAVAALAAERSLRSVAMTFDPHPRTVHRTDEPTLMITSTEQKADFIADTGIDALFVQHYDLDFASQSAEEFVRTYFVEALACEIVVVGDDVRFGKDNEGTIETLRHLGEKFGFRTETIEEVGRGGRYSSSRIREQIVAGDVAEAADQLGRYHRVEGTVVHGDARGRDLGFPTANLSEDAEGLIPADGVYAGWATFSDDTQPYPAAISIGTNPTFEGSVRRVEAHVLDKEFGDFDVYGRHMTLEFVSRIRGQVTFTGMDELVVKMHEDIADVREVLHT, from the coding sequence GTGGAGCTTTATCACGGACTGAATGAGGTCGGGGCCGGCGATGTCGGCACCGTCGTGACCCTGGGCAACTTCGACGGGGTCCACCGCGGTCACCAAACCGTTCTCCAGGCGGTGGCAGCACTGGCGGCCGAGCGCTCATTGCGCTCCGTGGCTATGACCTTCGACCCGCATCCGCGCACGGTCCACCGTACGGATGAGCCGACGTTGATGATCACGAGCACCGAGCAGAAGGCCGACTTCATCGCCGACACCGGCATCGACGCCCTGTTCGTCCAGCACTACGATCTCGACTTCGCCTCCCAGAGCGCCGAGGAGTTCGTTCGCACCTACTTCGTTGAGGCACTGGCCTGTGAGATCGTCGTCGTCGGTGATGATGTGCGCTTCGGCAAAGACAACGAGGGCACCATCGAGACCCTGCGCCACCTCGGCGAGAAATTCGGGTTCCGGACGGAGACGATCGAAGAGGTCGGACGCGGGGGACGATATTCCTCCTCGCGGATCCGTGAGCAGATCGTCGCCGGTGATGTCGCCGAGGCTGCTGATCAGCTGGGTCGCTACCATCGGGTTGAGGGAACCGTCGTCCACGGCGACGCTCGAGGCCGCGACCTCGGGTTCCCGACGGCGAACCTGTCCGAGGATGCCGAAGGGCTCATTCCCGCCGATGGCGTCTACGCCGGATGGGCGACCTTCTCGGACGACACACAGCCATACCCCGCAGCCATCTCCATCGGGACCAACCCCACATTCGAAGGCAGCGTTCGTCGGGTCGAAGCACATGTGCTCGACAAGGAATTCGGCGATTTCGACGTCTACGGCAGGCACATGACTCTCGAATTCGTCTCGCGCATCCGTGGACAGGTCACGTTCACCGGCATGGACGAACTCGTGGTGAAGATGCACGAGGATATCGCCGATGTGCGCGAGGTGCTCCACACCTGA
- a CDS encoding MarR family transcriptional regulator encodes MYVMTIDQRGSREGTDGVPEVLELLSRVETRLGFERTIGDEVQGVLDSPEQVALAVRLLATQAEWHIGIGIGSVENPLPTSTAEGRGEAFYAARRAVEAAKSAPANLVVDPSADHAGLAESALRLLIWTFENIRPQSRRYIDRRLDHPEATQHDIAAHFDVSQQAVSRVLSPGGVELIEGACALATFHLDKAEADRGTRDQDDGAKDDSQAGDHVV; translated from the coding sequence ATGTACGTCATGACCATCGATCAGCGAGGATCTCGTGAGGGCACCGATGGTGTGCCCGAGGTGCTGGAACTTCTGAGCCGGGTCGAGACTCGGCTGGGCTTCGAGCGCACGATCGGCGACGAGGTGCAGGGCGTTCTCGACTCACCAGAGCAGGTGGCCCTCGCCGTACGCCTGCTGGCCACACAGGCCGAGTGGCACATCGGCATCGGAATCGGCTCGGTCGAGAATCCACTTCCCACTTCAACTGCCGAGGGCAGAGGCGAAGCCTTCTACGCGGCCAGACGTGCAGTCGAAGCAGCGAAGAGTGCTCCGGCGAACCTTGTCGTGGACCCGAGCGCGGACCATGCGGGCTTGGCCGAAAGCGCCCTGCGCCTGTTGATCTGGACGTTTGAGAACATTCGACCCCAGTCCCGGCGCTACATCGACCGTCGACTCGACCACCCCGAGGCCACTCAGCACGACATCGCCGCACACTTCGACGTCTCCCAACAGGCAGTCTCCCGAGTACTCTCCCCGGGCGGGGTCGAGCTCATCGAGGGCGCCTGCGCCCTGGCGACCTTCCACCTCGACAAAGCAGAAGCGGACCGGGGCACTCGTGATCAGGACGACGGCGCGAAGGACGACTCTCAGGCAGGTGACCATGTGGTTTGA